Proteins encoded by one window of Myxococcales bacterium:
- a CDS encoding protogloblin ApPgb: MSSIPGYTHNTSAVAKSPVTLTDFEQMKASVLFGEEDVKSLRMSHDVVKDEVEAILDVWYGFVGSQPHLLASFTGKTDGKPLGDYLGAVRKRFGQWILDTAHAEYDQKWLDYQHEIGLRHHRAKKNKTDGAPSTDLVPFRNLFALVFPVTFTLRPFLAKKGHSPEDVEKMYAAWVKSCLLQVTLWSHPYVKDGDF, from the coding sequence ATGAGCAGCATCCCTGGCTACACCCACAACACCTCGGCAGTCGCGAAGTCTCCCGTGACCTTGACCGACTTTGAGCAGATGAAGGCGAGCGTCCTCTTCGGCGAAGAGGACGTGAAGTCGCTCCGCATGTCCCACGACGTCGTGAAGGACGAGGTCGAGGCCATCCTTGATGTCTGGTACGGCTTCGTAGGGAGCCAGCCCCACCTCCTCGCGTCGTTCACCGGCAAGACGGACGGGAAGCCCCTCGGCGACTACCTCGGCGCCGTGCGCAAGCGCTTCGGTCAGTGGATCCTCGACACCGCACACGCCGAGTACGATCAGAAGTGGCTCGACTACCAGCACGAGATCGGGCTCCGGCACCACCGGGCGAAGAAGAACAAGACCGACGGCGCGCCCTCGACCGACCTCGTCCCGTTCCGCAACTTGTTCGCTTTGGTCTTCCCGGTGACCTTCACCCTTCGGCCGTTCCTAGCAAAGAAGGGACACTCGCCCGAGGACGTCGAGAAGATGTACGCGGCGTGGGTCAAGTCGTGCCTTCTGCAGGTCACGTTGTGGAGCCACCCCTACGTGAAGGACGGCGACTTCTAA
- a CDS encoding redoxin domain-containing protein encodes MEDHGWLNTPEPLSLEGLRGRVVLLHAFQMLCPGCVSRGIPQAQRVTELFAGAPLVVVGLHTVFEHHDGMKVESLRAFLHEYRVRFPVGVDAPDPGGESIPQTMRAYGMRGTPTTILIDARGRLRRQVFGAHDDLLLGAELQTLLLEAESIPENRSPTATPRIGCDEAGCVLPEVTAG; translated from the coding sequence CTGGAGGACCACGGGTGGCTGAACACGCCGGAGCCACTCAGCCTCGAGGGGCTCCGTGGCCGTGTCGTGCTGCTCCATGCGTTTCAGATGCTCTGCCCGGGTTGCGTGTCACGCGGCATCCCGCAGGCGCAGCGTGTCACGGAGCTGTTCGCTGGTGCTCCTCTCGTCGTCGTCGGCCTCCACACCGTCTTCGAGCACCACGACGGGATGAAGGTCGAGTCGCTTCGGGCGTTTCTCCACGAGTACCGCGTGCGGTTTCCTGTCGGGGTGGATGCGCCTGACCCCGGAGGCGAGTCCATCCCGCAGACGATGCGGGCCTACGGCATGCGCGGGACGCCGACGACGATCCTCATCGACGCGCGCGGACGCCTGCGCCGGCAGGTTTTCGGCGCTCACGATGACCTCCTGCTCGGTGCGGAGTTGCAGACGCTCCTGCTCGAAGCGGAGTCGATTCCGGAAAACCGCTCACCGACAGCGACCCCGAGGATCGGCTGCGACGAAGCCGGGTGCGTTCTTCCGGAGGTCACTGCCGGATAG